From one Streptomyces sp. CA-210063 genomic stretch:
- a CDS encoding ABC transporter permease subunit: MSITSSAGAPGLPTRWRAGAGRVVAGTALLTAVAFLPWLSGTDPALTVLRARSAEQDPTPAQLTAIREQLGLDEGPFVHLARWLDGLARGDAGTSWVSGEPVLPQVATAFAVSVTLMLGALLVTVAVATLICARTLHLGSRRRLRQGKAGAGAAVLAALPKFLLASLLATVCGVWLGWFPSQGWAGPQSMVLPALALGVPSGAMIGGLLDQSLPAAFHEPWAQTWRAFGLPPGRIARTALRRALSGVLPQLLPTVVALVGGAVAVEKIFNIPGLGRLALEAAIAQDLPPLQTATLALVLLGVCAGLLIQAVRRALLGPALRDGALPALHPPALPRPRSLPWVIGFCALTLLTLVVAGLLRDPLHVDTTARLLPPSFAHPLGTDPLGRDLLARLGHGALRTAGVALVVTAVSALLGLLIGMATQVGAGLTEVVSTLPAVLAGLLTTAVTGPSVWGAACAVCVVAWTPYAAQTAALLEQERASGHLLASISFGAGPTYLLRHHLLPAVLPALVRNALLRLPTTVLVLASLGFLGLGEQPPTPEWGRLLSENQPYGELAPWTVLAPATALVLLSVLAVSGTAAPGNRPRRRPDRRAGAGRPAAA, encoded by the coding sequence ATGAGCATCACGTCGTCGGCCGGTGCCCCTGGCCTGCCGACCCGGTGGCGGGCGGGGGCCGGCCGCGTCGTCGCCGGGACCGCACTGCTGACGGCCGTCGCCTTCCTGCCCTGGCTGTCCGGCACCGACCCCGCGCTGACCGTCCTGCGTGCCCGCTCCGCCGAACAGGACCCGACCCCGGCGCAGCTGACCGCCATACGCGAGCAACTGGGCCTCGACGAGGGGCCGTTCGTCCATCTCGCGCGGTGGTTGGACGGTCTTGCGCGCGGGGACGCGGGCACCTCCTGGGTGTCCGGCGAACCGGTCCTGCCCCAGGTGGCGACCGCCTTCGCGGTCTCCGTCACGCTGATGCTCGGCGCGCTGCTGGTCACGGTAGCGGTCGCCACGCTGATCTGCGCCCGCACCCTCCATCTGGGCTCCCGGCGGCGCCTGCGGCAGGGGAAGGCGGGCGCGGGGGCGGCAGTCCTCGCCGCGCTGCCCAAGTTCCTGCTCGCCTCGCTGCTCGCGACGGTGTGCGGGGTGTGGCTGGGCTGGTTCCCCTCCCAGGGCTGGGCGGGACCGCAGTCGATGGTGCTGCCCGCGCTCGCCCTCGGGGTGCCCTCGGGGGCGATGATCGGCGGACTGCTCGACCAGTCCCTGCCCGCCGCCTTCCACGAGCCCTGGGCACAGACGTGGCGCGCCTTCGGACTTCCGCCCGGCCGTATCGCGCGCACCGCGCTGCGCCGCGCCCTGTCCGGGGTGCTGCCGCAGCTCCTGCCGACCGTCGTCGCCCTGGTCGGCGGCGCGGTCGCGGTGGAGAAGATCTTCAACATCCCGGGCCTCGGCCGTCTCGCGCTGGAGGCCGCCATCGCCCAGGATCTGCCGCCGCTGCAGACCGCGACACTGGCCCTGGTCCTGCTGGGCGTCTGCGCCGGCCTCCTGATCCAGGCGGTACGTCGCGCGCTGCTCGGCCCGGCCCTGCGAGACGGCGCCCTGCCCGCCCTGCACCCGCCCGCCCTGCCACGGCCCCGCTCACTGCCCTGGGTCATCGGCTTCTGCGCCCTCACCCTGCTCACCCTCGTCGTGGCCGGCCTGCTGCGCGATCCCCTGCACGTGGACACGACGGCCCGGCTGCTCCCACCGTCCTTCGCGCATCCGTTGGGCACCGACCCGCTCGGCCGTGACCTGCTGGCCCGGCTGGGCCACGGAGCCCTGCGCACGGCCGGTGTGGCCCTCGTGGTGACGGCGGTCAGCGCCCTCCTCGGACTTCTGATCGGCATGGCGACCCAGGTGGGAGCGGGCCTGACCGAAGTCGTGTCGACCCTGCCGGCCGTCCTCGCCGGACTGCTCACGACCGCGGTGACCGGACCGTCCGTCTGGGGCGCCGCGTGCGCGGTGTGCGTGGTGGCCTGGACGCCGTACGCCGCCCAGACGGCCGCCCTGCTCGAACAGGAACGGGCCAGCGGCCACCTGCTCGCGTCGATCTCCTTCGGCGCCGGCCCCACCTACCTCCTGCGCCACCACCTGCTGCCCGCGGTCCTGCCCGCCCTGGTGCGCAACGCCCTGCTGCGGCTGCCGACCACCGTCCTCGTCCTGGCCTCCCTCGGCTTCCTCGGCCTGGGCGAACAGCCGCCCACCCCGGAGTGGGGCCGCCTCCTGTCGGAGAACCAGCCCTACGGGGAACTGGCCCCCTGGACCGTACTCGCCCCCGCCACCGCCCTCGTCCTCCTCTCCGTCCTCGCCGTCTCCGGCACGGCGGCACCAGGCAACAGGCCCCGACGCCGCCCCGACAGGCGCGCCGGCGCGGGGAGACCGGCCGCCGCCTGA
- a CDS encoding ABC transporter substrate-binding protein encodes MRTTSRGLFAALALSPLLVGCFASGEDGSGTSGDAGSGGRLKVALAVPPVQALSPYSNDATVLSKLSVAEGLTALDEDGAAAPALAKSWTQKNATTWVFELREATFQDGTEVTAESVVSALAHANEAETKPRVLSDVTVAAKADDADTVTITTENADPVLPLRLASPALGILSPKAYAKDGTVSPVGTGTGPFEITKLTGKTKATLNRYDGYWGGEAKASGIDVSWIADGTARANALRSGDVDIAEWIPTAQAKLLDENTRHEVPSVRTDSLILNTASGLFADATLRSAAREAVDGGVLVDSVFGGYADPAEGLFGPAVPWAADQRVEVTGRAEAATTAQVKGKTRGRTLRLATYTNRAELPEAATVLQQQLEKAGFTVKQDVREYTQMEADLLAGRYDALVFSRVTLLDTGDAVAYLASDYTGDGVYNIAGLKDTKVDEAIKSAAEEGDTAERQKKIMRAEAEILRTDAVVPLVHEKVVQGISDDVEGVLLDPRERSLVDVDTHLK; translated from the coding sequence ATGCGCACCACCTCCCGCGGCCTCTTCGCGGCGCTCGCTCTCAGCCCTTTGCTGGTCGGCTGCTTCGCGTCGGGCGAGGACGGCTCGGGCACGAGTGGCGACGCGGGATCGGGGGGTCGGCTGAAAGTCGCTCTCGCCGTGCCGCCGGTGCAGGCCCTGTCGCCGTACAGCAACGACGCCACCGTGCTCAGCAAGCTCTCCGTGGCCGAGGGCCTCACGGCGCTGGACGAGGACGGTGCCGCCGCACCCGCCCTGGCGAAGTCCTGGACCCAGAAGAACGCCACGACCTGGGTCTTCGAGCTGCGCGAGGCCACGTTCCAGGACGGCACCGAGGTCACCGCCGAGTCGGTCGTCAGCGCCCTCGCCCACGCGAACGAGGCCGAGACCAAGCCCCGCGTCCTCAGCGATGTGACGGTGGCCGCCAAGGCCGACGACGCCGACACCGTCACGATCACCACCGAGAACGCGGACCCGGTCCTCCCGCTGCGGCTGGCCAGCCCCGCCCTCGGCATCCTCTCCCCGAAGGCGTACGCGAAGGACGGCACCGTCAGCCCGGTCGGCACCGGCACCGGCCCCTTCGAGATCACCAAGCTCACCGGCAAGACCAAGGCCACGCTCAACCGCTACGACGGCTACTGGGGCGGCGAGGCCAAGGCGTCCGGCATCGACGTCAGCTGGATAGCCGACGGCACCGCCCGCGCGAACGCCCTGCGCAGCGGTGATGTGGACATCGCCGAGTGGATCCCCACCGCCCAGGCGAAGCTCCTCGACGAGAACACCCGCCACGAGGTGCCCTCGGTGCGCACCGACAGCCTGATCCTCAACACCGCGAGCGGCCTCTTCGCCGACGCCACGCTGCGGTCGGCCGCCCGTGAGGCCGTGGACGGCGGCGTCCTCGTCGACTCCGTCTTCGGCGGCTACGCCGACCCCGCCGAGGGCCTGTTCGGGCCCGCCGTCCCCTGGGCCGCCGACCAGCGTGTCGAGGTGACCGGCCGGGCCGAGGCCGCGACCACCGCTCAGGTGAAGGGGAAGACGCGGGGCAGGACCCTGCGCCTGGCCACCTACACCAACCGCGCCGAACTCCCCGAGGCCGCGACCGTCCTTCAGCAGCAGCTGGAGAAGGCCGGGTTCACCGTGAAGCAGGACGTGCGCGAGTACACGCAGATGGAGGCCGACCTCCTCGCGGGCAGGTACGACGCGCTCGTCTTCTCCCGGGTCACGCTCCTCGACACCGGCGACGCGGTCGCCTATCTCGCCAGCGACTACACCGGCGACGGCGTCTACAACATCGCGGGCCTGAAGGACACGAAGGTCGACGAGGCCATCAAGTCCGCCGCCGAGGAAGGCGACACGGCCGAGCGGCAGAAGAAGATCATGCGGGCCGAGGCGGAGATCCTGCGCACGGACGCCGTCGTCCCGCTCGTCCACGAGAAGGTCGTGCAGGGCATCTCCGACGACGTCGAGGGCGTCCTCCTCGACCCTCGGGAGCGCTCCCTGGTCGACGTCGACACCCACCTGAAGTAG
- a CDS encoding potassium-transporting ATPase subunit C — MNNSPTNTARLLGAGLRALLVLTLVTGVVHPLAVTGFAQALFDDKANGSEIKDHTGRVVGSSLIGQSYNLPLKKGQETPEADLKWFQGRPQNGLGTNSVNTQYKLILSGATNRSADNEEFVQWVKDAKAAVVKDNSVTGYTVEPSDVPADAVTSSGSGLDPDISPAYADLQVHRVADRNGLPVEQVRKLVDEHTEGRTLGFIGEPRVNVLELNIALRELAATS, encoded by the coding sequence ATGAACAACTCCCCTACGAACACCGCCCGGTTGCTCGGGGCGGGCCTGCGGGCCCTGCTCGTGCTGACCCTCGTCACCGGCGTCGTCCACCCGCTGGCCGTCACCGGCTTCGCCCAGGCCCTCTTCGACGACAAGGCCAACGGGTCCGAGATCAAGGACCACACCGGCAGGGTCGTCGGCTCCTCGCTCATCGGGCAGTCGTACAACCTGCCGCTGAAGAAGGGGCAGGAGACCCCGGAGGCCGACCTGAAGTGGTTCCAGGGCCGCCCGCAGAACGGCCTGGGCACCAACAGCGTCAACACCCAGTACAAGCTCATCCTCTCCGGCGCGACGAACCGCTCCGCCGACAACGAAGAGTTCGTCCAGTGGGTGAAGGACGCCAAGGCCGCCGTGGTCAAGGACAACTCGGTGACCGGCTACACCGTCGAGCCGTCCGACGTGCCCGCCGACGCGGTCACCTCCTCCGGCTCCGGCCTCGACCCGGACATCTCCCCGGCGTACGCCGATCTTCAGGTCCACCGGGTGGCGGACAGGAACGGGCTGCCTGTCGAGCAGGTGCGGAAGCTCGTCGACGAGCACACCGAGGGCCGCACCCTCGGCTTCATCGGCGAGCCCCGCGTGAACGTCCTCGAACTCAACATCGCGCTCAGGGAACTCGCGGCGACGAGCTGA
- a CDS encoding RICIN domain-containing protein, whose amino-acid sequence MHRRRAGKALGTFVASAAMLAIPASGAQAYNPTGGVLYQLGNEPCLKGRGNCAVYPKSAQLPSGRLVASFEKSTVVSATGSADRQTLPVYKSDDHGTSWQPLSEVKAPAYLSSDPKYAKYTSNWTNPYLYTLPQDVGDLKQGTLLLASVVSGDDYYYREHKAADPNWIPSNDGDRKDLAIALYSSTDDGATWKVLNVVATGGWQGGSAGAVGRNIAAANTNKQVDPLWEPYLMVHKGKLVCYYSDENDYTGFDPATGIPALDPANDTATDSHGQILVHKTWDGRSANWSAPVVDIAGLTQDMGGGKSEIGGGRPGMTNVVRTTDGKWLLTYEYWGGGADTRYRIADDPLKFYTGSPTGTGVGSLPVDTGSHALSAGGSPVLIRLPGGRLVYNAAGSGNVWVNESGRGDGVWKEYQTTSQAGYSRNLQYVDGTGRISILNNQGTSTLRFAEVDLGHSDGPYHQLVNRRTDQVIGTGGNTNDANLGNGDVPDVRLEAPGSAANADTQFWHVVTEPNGGVTLLNKSGGRAAAIWTGNATVGQKIGQWVDNSSTGSWNLVKTSDGFYRLQSVKNTNLYLTGASAGAQLTLQNAVTDGSQDWELVP is encoded by the coding sequence ATGCACAGAAGAAGAGCAGGGAAAGCGCTGGGAACGTTCGTCGCGTCAGCCGCGATGCTGGCGATACCCGCCTCCGGTGCGCAGGCGTACAACCCGACGGGCGGCGTCCTCTACCAGCTCGGAAACGAACCGTGCCTGAAGGGTCGGGGCAACTGCGCGGTCTACCCGAAGTCGGCGCAGCTGCCGAGCGGACGTCTGGTCGCGTCGTTCGAGAAGTCCACGGTCGTGTCGGCGACAGGCAGCGCCGACAGACAGACTCTCCCGGTGTACAAGAGCGACGACCACGGAACGTCGTGGCAGCCGCTGTCCGAGGTCAAGGCCCCGGCGTATCTCTCCAGCGACCCCAAGTACGCCAAGTACACGAGCAACTGGACGAACCCGTACCTGTACACGCTTCCGCAGGACGTCGGGGACCTGAAGCAGGGCACGCTGCTCCTGGCGAGCGTCGTGTCGGGCGACGACTACTACTACCGCGAGCACAAGGCGGCCGACCCGAACTGGATCCCGTCCAACGACGGTGACCGCAAGGACCTGGCGATCGCCCTGTACTCCAGCACCGACGACGGTGCGACGTGGAAGGTTCTCAACGTCGTCGCGACAGGCGGATGGCAGGGCGGCAGCGCGGGCGCGGTCGGCCGGAACATCGCGGCCGCGAACACGAACAAGCAGGTGGATCCCCTCTGGGAGCCCTACCTGATGGTCCACAAGGGCAAGCTCGTCTGCTACTACTCCGACGAGAACGACTACACCGGCTTCGACCCGGCCACCGGCATCCCGGCCCTGGACCCCGCGAACGACACCGCTACGGACTCGCACGGCCAGATCCTCGTGCACAAGACCTGGGACGGCCGTAGCGCGAACTGGAGCGCGCCGGTCGTCGACATAGCCGGCCTGACCCAGGACATGGGAGGCGGCAAGAGCGAGATCGGCGGCGGACGGCCGGGCATGACGAACGTCGTCCGCACGACGGACGGCAAGTGGCTCCTCACCTACGAGTACTGGGGCGGCGGTGCCGACACCCGGTACCGGATCGCCGACGACCCGCTGAAGTTCTACACCGGCTCGCCCACCGGCACCGGGGTCGGCTCACTGCCCGTCGACACCGGTTCACACGCCCTCTCGGCGGGCGGCAGCCCGGTGCTCATCAGGCTTCCCGGTGGGCGCCTGGTCTACAACGCCGCGGGCAGCGGCAACGTCTGGGTCAACGAGAGCGGACGCGGCGACGGCGTGTGGAAGGAGTACCAGACGACGTCGCAGGCCGGCTACAGCCGCAACCTGCAGTACGTCGACGGCACCGGCCGCATCTCGATACTCAACAACCAGGGCACGTCGACGCTCAGGTTCGCCGAGGTCGATCTCGGTCACTCCGACGGCCCCTACCACCAGTTGGTGAACCGCAGGACGGATCAGGTGATCGGCACCGGCGGCAACACCAACGACGCGAACCTCGGCAACGGCGACGTACCCGACGTCCGTCTGGAGGCCCCCGGCTCGGCGGCGAACGCGGACACCCAGTTCTGGCACGTGGTGACCGAGCCCAACGGTGGCGTGACCCTGCTGAACAAGTCGGGCGGACGCGCGGCGGCCATCTGGACGGGGAACGCGACGGTCGGGCAGAAGATCGGCCAGTGGGTGGACAACAGCAGCACCGGCAGCTGGAACCTCGTCAAGACCAGCGACGGCTTCTACAGACTGCAGTCCGTCAAGAACACGAACCTGTACCTGACCGGTGCGTCCGCCGGGGCCCAGCTGACCCTGCAGAACGCGGTCACGGACGGCTCGCAGGACTGGGAACTCGTACCGTAG